A genome region from Chiroxiphia lanceolata isolate bChiLan1 chromosome 5, bChiLan1.pri, whole genome shotgun sequence includes the following:
- the PROSER2 gene encoding proline and serine-rich protein 2 isoform X1 translates to MPRNLLLDSPEMASQISPEHAHGSMERAGSVENHGSQARCRNLALDDESLKYLTHEEQDVLMFFEETIDALEDDLEEMALRDSGIHCQSPRSTEENVSSHSETEDIIDLMQSTPESSDHEGPSSRDTEPGMLDAPWRAESPKPAVPADLPPYPPAPPPVSEALPLPPPPPPPVQHPKLLRSVPTPLIMAQQMCEQQAESRARFPGALKDGNSDRKKTPVANGDHFAAPKHPPAPAPKLHRFPSNINITNVSGKEFNETISKAAVNVQERRAQVLANINGGALLAAELEEKLHRSDFLSRNRSSSLRDLSSEQTRYEALTKLGLVKGKPAQDQVDHAPSTQQVDVQPKQADAVTNGYKNIHEALKSEPSPFLPMGKTVTIKPEVALATNKVISAQQNPEKSCNDYKQPAVSLDMRRRSGSLPRPSGFRSQGITVKFSGRGSTEEARREALRKLGLLKETA, encoded by the exons ATGCCTAGAAATCTCCTCTTGGATTCTCCTGAAATGGCATCCCAAATCTCTCCAGAGCACGCACATGGGAGCATGGAGAGGGCTGGCAGTGTGGAGAATCATGGCAGCCAAGCCAGGTGCAGAAATCTTGCCTTG gATGATGAGAGTCTGAAATACTTAACTCACGAGGAACAGGATGTTCTTATGTTCTTTGAGGAAACCATAGATGCCTTAGAAGATGACTTGGAGGAGATGGCTCTACGTGACAGTGGCATCCACTGCCAGTCTCCAAGGTCGACAGAAGAAAACGTGTCCAGTCACTCAGAGACTGAAGATATCATCGACTTAATGCAGTCAACACCTGAGAGTAGTGACCATGAAGGCCCTTCTAGCAGAGATACAGAGCCAGGTA TGTTGGATGCTCCCTGGAGAGCCGAGAGCCCCAAGCCAGCTGTACCTGCTGACCTTCCCCCGTATCCCCCTGCACCACCACCAGTGTCTGAGGcacttcctcttcctcctccaccccctcctccaGTGCAGCACCCAAAATTGCTCCGCTCTGTGCCCACTCCCCTCATCATGGCCCAGCAGATGTGTGAGCAGCAGGCGGAGAGCAGGGCGCGCTTCCCCGGCGCCCTCAAGGACGGGAATTCGGACAGGAAGAAAACCCCGGTGGCCAATGGGGATCATTTCGCGGCACCGAAacaccctcctgcccctgcacccAAACTGCACCGGTTCCCCAGCAACATCAACATAACGAATGTCAGTGGCAAAGAGTTCAACGAGACGATTTCCAAAGCCGCCGTGAACGTCCAGGAGCGGCGAGCCCAGGTGCTGGCCAACATCAATGGAGGAGCTTtgctggcagctgagctggaggagaagctgcaCAGAAGTGATTTCTTGTCACGTAACAGAAGTTCTTCCTTACGGGATCTCTCTTCCGAGCAAACACGATACGAGGCCCTGACGAAACTCGGCCTAGTTAAGGGAAAGCCAGCTCAGGACCAAGTGGACCATGCCCCAAGCACTCAGCAGGTTGATGTGCAGCCCAAACAGGCAGATGCTGTTACCAATGGATATAAAAACATCCACGAGGCTTTAAAAAGCGAGCCCAGCCCTTTCCTTCCTATGGGCAAAACTGTAACAATCAAACCAGAGGTCGCTCTTGCCACTAACAAGGTCATCAGCGCACAGCAGAACCCAGAGAAGAGCTGTAATGATTACAAACAGCCTGCTGTAAgcctggacatgaggaggagATCAGGATCGCTGCCTAGACCTTCAGGATTTCGATCCCAAGGGATAACGGTGAAGTTTTCTGGCCGTGGCTCAACAGAAGAAGCTCGGAGAGAGGCCCTTCGGAAACTGGGACTACTGAAAGAGACTGCGTAA
- the PROSER2 gene encoding proline and serine-rich protein 2 isoform X2: protein MPRNLLLDSPEMASQISPEHAHGSMERAGSVENHGSQARCRNLALDDESLKYLTHEEQDVLMFFEETIDALEDDLEEMALRDSGIHCQSPRSTEENVSSHSETEDIIDLMQSTPESSDHEGPSSRDTEPVLDAPWRAESPKPAVPADLPPYPPAPPPVSEALPLPPPPPPPVQHPKLLRSVPTPLIMAQQMCEQQAESRARFPGALKDGNSDRKKTPVANGDHFAAPKHPPAPAPKLHRFPSNINITNVSGKEFNETISKAAVNVQERRAQVLANINGGALLAAELEEKLHRSDFLSRNRSSSLRDLSSEQTRYEALTKLGLVKGKPAQDQVDHAPSTQQVDVQPKQADAVTNGYKNIHEALKSEPSPFLPMGKTVTIKPEVALATNKVISAQQNPEKSCNDYKQPAVSLDMRRRSGSLPRPSGFRSQGITVKFSGRGSTEEARREALRKLGLLKETA from the exons ATGCCTAGAAATCTCCTCTTGGATTCTCCTGAAATGGCATCCCAAATCTCTCCAGAGCACGCACATGGGAGCATGGAGAGGGCTGGCAGTGTGGAGAATCATGGCAGCCAAGCCAGGTGCAGAAATCTTGCCTTG gATGATGAGAGTCTGAAATACTTAACTCACGAGGAACAGGATGTTCTTATGTTCTTTGAGGAAACCATAGATGCCTTAGAAGATGACTTGGAGGAGATGGCTCTACGTGACAGTGGCATCCACTGCCAGTCTCCAAGGTCGACAGAAGAAAACGTGTCCAGTCACTCAGAGACTGAAGATATCATCGACTTAATGCAGTCAACACCTGAGAGTAGTGACCATGAAGGCCCTTCTAGCAGAGATACAGAGCCAG TGTTGGATGCTCCCTGGAGAGCCGAGAGCCCCAAGCCAGCTGTACCTGCTGACCTTCCCCCGTATCCCCCTGCACCACCACCAGTGTCTGAGGcacttcctcttcctcctccaccccctcctccaGTGCAGCACCCAAAATTGCTCCGCTCTGTGCCCACTCCCCTCATCATGGCCCAGCAGATGTGTGAGCAGCAGGCGGAGAGCAGGGCGCGCTTCCCCGGCGCCCTCAAGGACGGGAATTCGGACAGGAAGAAAACCCCGGTGGCCAATGGGGATCATTTCGCGGCACCGAAacaccctcctgcccctgcacccAAACTGCACCGGTTCCCCAGCAACATCAACATAACGAATGTCAGTGGCAAAGAGTTCAACGAGACGATTTCCAAAGCCGCCGTGAACGTCCAGGAGCGGCGAGCCCAGGTGCTGGCCAACATCAATGGAGGAGCTTtgctggcagctgagctggaggagaagctgcaCAGAAGTGATTTCTTGTCACGTAACAGAAGTTCTTCCTTACGGGATCTCTCTTCCGAGCAAACACGATACGAGGCCCTGACGAAACTCGGCCTAGTTAAGGGAAAGCCAGCTCAGGACCAAGTGGACCATGCCCCAAGCACTCAGCAGGTTGATGTGCAGCCCAAACAGGCAGATGCTGTTACCAATGGATATAAAAACATCCACGAGGCTTTAAAAAGCGAGCCCAGCCCTTTCCTTCCTATGGGCAAAACTGTAACAATCAAACCAGAGGTCGCTCTTGCCACTAACAAGGTCATCAGCGCACAGCAGAACCCAGAGAAGAGCTGTAATGATTACAAACAGCCTGCTGTAAgcctggacatgaggaggagATCAGGATCGCTGCCTAGACCTTCAGGATTTCGATCCCAAGGGATAACGGTGAAGTTTTCTGGCCGTGGCTCAACAGAAGAAGCTCGGAGAGAGGCCCTTCGGAAACTGGGACTACTGAAAGAGACTGCGTAA